GGTATGATCTGCTCCAGCCTGTACTTAGCTCGTGCCATGGCCTCCTTCACCTAAATATACCTGCATTCTCTAACTTTCAAGTGGAATTTGCAGGTTTCGGGGCTAGATCAAATGGAACAGCGCCACATTTTTGGATGACCACTACCGGAAACAAGAAGCCTGCCATAAGCAGAACACGCGTTCATGTTGCGCCGATTCACGCCTTGAGCTAAGCACCCAAACCAAGCTGCATGTCAAGGCTGTTCACTACAAGATGTGGTATACTGTCTCAAATTCTGTCTCCTGTCGCTTTGTAATCTACTGTTTCTAGAAGCGCGACTCCTGATTGCCAATCTATTGGCTGACGCCAGATGAACTGAACTCTGGATGAAATGCCATGCCTGATCGACCCCATAAGCGAAACGCCCAAGCATGCTTTCCCTTTGTATCTCGCGCATCACCGACAGATCTGCAATTGATGTTGATTTCAGAAACTGCTCAATCGAATTTTTCGTTGTTTCCAATATTGATGGATGCGACAAGCGGTTTTCATCACTACAAATACCACCAACAAAGACGATGTCACGCCTTAGAAAGCGTGAGGCCGTCGTACAAAAGAAAGATGTCATACAATGAAATATATTTGGCTCTTTTGCGAAGGTAAATCCCCACCTGGCCCGCGCGCTCCAGAGACGATTCCGTTGGCAGATAATTCTCCCATAAGTTTGGATAGGAATGGCGCAGTCAAGTATTCTGCCTTCGCGATTGTAGCTACAAGCACGGGGCCGTTTGCGCTATTCTGAGCAAGATAGACCAATGCGCGTATGGCGTAGCTTGTTTGTTTTGAGAAGATCATCGAAACCTTGTCGCTCTAAACTTGTCCAGATCAGCTAGACGCAGCGATTAGCAGAACCAGCGACAAGACACGCCGCAGAAATATCCCATCAAAGTGCTTTGAGCCGAAATATGAACCGATGAGTCCGCCGGCAAATACGGAGATGATTAGGCCGAGCGCCGGTGTCACAGTTAATTTGTGAGTCATTGCACGACCCACGATTCCAGAAAGTGAATTCACGAGGATGAACAACGCCGACAGAGTTGCGGCCGATTTCACAGTCGTCCAGCGCAAAAGATGGCGATTGGGCTCGAAATATTCCACCACCCCCACCGACAATACCGGATAGAAAACCAATTGACGGGCCGACTCCCGCAGTGCAAGCGACTGCGGTGTCCTGGTACTTTCGACAGTTGACGCGCGTTTCTCCGATTGCCAATCGAGCGGCTGAAAGGATCAAAGCCGCAGCAAGCAGAAACTTGTAGATGCTGTCTGTGACGGTCAAAGCTCCACCGATAAAGGAGAACGGCACCAACGACGCCACCGGGACCCAAACAAATGGCGGAAGCTTATGTCCACCGCGATAGAATGACCAAAACGCGAGTAACGAGACCATGACGTTTAACACCAAGGCCGTGCCGGACAACTGAGCGACTGGCAAGGAACATTGCAAGCACAGCCCAATAGCCCGATGCGCCGTGCCCAACCCGAAGAGTAGATGGCAGCCACAAAAAATATCAGGAGCAGCAGCGGAAACAGAAGCGAGTGAATGCGGTTCAATCACGGTGCTCACGACCAAATAATAGGAAGCACTTGAACCTGACTACGATTGGTCGCTGTGCGCGGTTCGCCGTCAAAAATGATCAGTGAATCAGCAGTGACAAGCCCACCGAGCATGTGCGATTCCTGGCCGATACATGGTGTAACAGGCGATACTTCTTCTTTGGTGAAGATTTCCCGCACGCCACAAACTCCGTGCGCGGTGTCCGTTTGGTGGGGTTGCCTTCCAGCGTGGCGAAATGACCAATGTTTGACTCAACAGTACAGCCCATCATTTTTGAAGTGCGGGTTTAACAAAAAAGCAGATAGGTAACCAAAGCTGAAACAGGATTACCCGGAAGTCCCATTATGAGTTTGTCTTCAATGTCGCGAAGACTGTTGGTTTGCCAGCTTAATTGCGACTTTGTCAAACTGGATAGTTGCGCCTATTGCTTGCAGTGCAGGCTTTACGTAGTCTACCATCTCCGACTGACGCACCGCCGGAGGTACTGACAACATCCGCTTCATGCAGCGCTTGCAGAATACAGTTTTGAAGCGTCTGCCGATCGTCTTTCGAGGCATAAGTCAGGATGTGCTCGATACCGAGATCGGAAAGCGCAGCTGTCAAAGCAAAGCGGTTGGAGTCCCAGATCTGTGCATCGCCGAGCGGAGCCCCCGGCGCAACAAGTTCGCTACCTGTGATGACAAGCGCCACGCGAAGCTTTCTGTAAACTTGAACCTGACTGATAGCCAAGTGTCGCTGTCAGCCCGATTGCAGCAGGTGTAAGCTTCGTTGATTTGGGTAAGCAAATTGAGTCTTTAGCAAACTCCTCGCCGGTTCGCCGAATATTCTTGTTCGTCTTAAGCGGAGCGGAAACTTGAATTGAGTCGTTCTTGAACACAGTGTCTTCCAACCATGACAACTGTATCTGCGCACGGCGGGAGCATGGCTCGGTGAATATTCTGATGGCGCAACCGGATGTCACGGAGTTGCCTGCGACATCGCCAGTCTTGACAGTCCCAATAACGTTCAACCTCACCAGGGTTGTCGACATTTGCGCTTGCAACATCGGCTGCTCTGATTGCATACCCATCTACAGCGCTGTGGTCAAAGCGCGGAACAGGAAACGGCGCACTAATGTCTTCTGCAAGATAGCAATCGCGTGATTCGGCAAGCTGCTTTGTTTCACGCGCTAAAAGCTTGACGTGCTTAAGAATGATGGATTGCGCTTCGTTAAAGCTGATCACGATTGCTTACATTGCTTTCTTTGGCCGTTCATGTCCACCACCCCAGATCATTTGAAACGCGTGCAGCATTCCTGGTAGAAGTGCGTCAAGGATTCCTGCACTCCGCGCTTTGAGCCGGGCAAGTTGACAATTAAAGTGTTTCCGCAAACCGGCCACAGCGCGCGAGAGCATCGCATAGGGTGTGCGTTCCTGACCGTAAGTCCGAATGGCTTCAGGTATGCCCGGGACTTCGCGCTCGATGATTTCACGCATTGCTTCAGGCGTAGTGTCGCGCGGACTGAAACCGGTTCCGCCCGTCGTCATAACCAAATCAACTTGGTCTACATCGCAATATTTTTCAGCGTTGCGATGATCAATTCCTTGTCGTCGGGGATAATCTTGTAATTCTGAACCACAAGTCCCAGGTTTGTCAAGCGGTCACAAATCAACAGCCCGGAGCCGTCTGTTCTTTTGCCAGCCGAAATCGAGTCGGACATTACCAAGACAGCGGCCTTCAACGACTCCGTGAACGCGTCTCTGAAATCTGAGTTGCCCCCTGCTTTTTCAGCAAGCGCACACTTAAATCTCCATGTCGTCATCGAGCATCTTGAGCATGTCGTACACGGTTAACGCGGCCACCGCAGCAGCGGTCATTGCTTCCATTTCCATGCCGGTGCGATAGATACCCTTGACCGTTGCCGTCAATGTGATCCGATCAGCAGCGATGTTGTTCTCAATCTTGATGTATTCTATCGGAACAGGATGGCAGAATGGAATGATATCCGATGTTCGTTTGGCGGCCATCACCCCTGCCACGCGCGCGACTTCGAGTGGATCGCCCTTAGGTACGGTTCCCGCTTGAATGCGTTCTATGACCGAGGGAGAAACGGTCAAGACCGATTCCGCAACGGCAGACCGCATTGTGCGGTTCTTCTCAGATACGTCAATCACTATTTTTCCTATTGTCTTATGTTATCAGCGGGTGGAGCACAGGATAGCGTTGATGGCCACAACATCCTCTGGAGTGTTTGCGCCGCGCAGCATGTCCCAATCGGTTTGATCAAGGCAGATCGTTCGCGCATTCGACAGAGTTAGCAGCTCCTGCAACGACGCGCGGGGTTGGAGTAGCAATTTCTCGACGATCGGCAGCAAGCTCGCAGGGGTAACGACCGGGCAGGGGCGAGTTGTATGTTTGTTTCAAATCGCTAAACACCGTGGATCGTTCGTCAACCTCAACAAGCAGGCGGCCCAGTAACTCGGGTGTTAGCAATGGTTGATCACAGGCCAATATAAGATAGTGACGTGCGAGATTGCTTCCGAACAACCCAAGCAGCGCCAACCGGCCCGCGATCAGTGATTTCGTCAGGAAGAATTTGCAAACCTGTATACGCGTTAATTTGACGCCATCAACATGACCAACCGCGATACACGGCAGATTGAGTTCGCATGCACAATCGTATACATGGTCAAAAAGAGATTTGCCAGAAACCAATCTGACACCTGCCTTAGAAACTCCCATTCGCGAGCTTCTGCCACCTGCCAGGATGGCAATTGCGATCTTTGTTGTGCTGTTGCCATCATTCATAACGGACAATTATAGCGAATCATCGGCACTGTCGCCACTTTCTAAACTGTGAGGGATAGAGTGAAGCAGCAGTTTGGGGCGGATAACATGGCTCCAGCTGCCCCAGATCGCTCGATGTCAACGACTTATGAGGAATGAATCATCTTGAAATTTTTCATGGTGAATAGGACAAAATTTATCTAATAAGATATATTTTATTATTTTAGAAGTGTGCTCGTTTCGCTTTGACTTGACAGACGGCCCAATATACCATATATTTAGATAAAAAGATATAATACTCTTTTATGTTGTTTTCCCATTCAGCCGCTTATGCGGTTCGGGCGTTGACTTGGTTGGCATGCCAGCCAAAGGACAGCCGTTGGCTGGCTACGGATGTGGCCAGTAGGGAAGGCATCCCGCGCCCCTATCTCAGCAAAGTACTCGGAGTTTTAAAAACACAGGGACTCATTTCGTCCGTCCGTGGCCCCAACGGCGGATACGTCCTCGTGCAAGACCCCGATTCTATCTCTTTGATGCATGTGCTGACACTCTTTGATTCCGAAAATGGGTTACTGAGTGCCCGCTTGCCTTTGGAAACTGCGGTGAATGCACACTCTGCCCGCTTGGGGATGTTTGGGACGGCACGCGAACGACACTTCAGCACTTTGTGGAAGCTACCACTATTGGATCGTTAGCGCAACGCACACTTAGCAAAGCTGCTGAAGCTATAAGACAAGAGCAAACAGCATGATGGAACGCAACATTCCACAAAATAATCTGGGCGATTCCCAAAATATACTTGTGGATCGTTTCGGTCGTGTTCATGATTATCTCAGAATCTCCGTGACCGACCGCTGCAACTTGCGTTGTACCTATTGCATGCCCGCTGCTGGATTGCAATGGAAAACGAACGAACAGCTGCTGAGTAGTGATGAGATTGTCCAGGTCGCGCGCGTCATGGCCGGGCTGGGAGTCAAGAAGATCCGGCTGACCGGGGGAGAGCCCACTACCCGTCACGATCTTGCGGACCTGGTCGTGCGACTGGCGACAATTGACGGTATCAATTCCGTTTCGTTGACAACAAACGGAGTTCTATTTGCCCGCAGCGCTCTGTCGCTCAAGCAAGCAGGGGCTGAGTGGAGTGAATATCAGTCTGGACAGTCTGAATCGGGAGACATTCAAGAAGATCGCGCGCAGAGACGCACTGAAACAAGTGCTCGAATCTATCGAGGCTGCGATTCAGACCGGATTCGAGCTGGTCAAGATCAACATGGTGGTCATGGCCGGCGTGAACGAGCATGAGATGCTGGACTTCGTTGAGCTGGCCAAGCGCAAACCCGTCAATGTTCGCTTCATCGAGTATATGCCGTTCAAAGGGAATCAGTGGGATCCGACTGGCGTTGTGTCTTATGCCGCGATGCGCGAACGAATCGAACAAACCTACGCTTTGCATGCGATGCCCGACACATTCATTGCCAACCGTGTGGCGGAAGACTTCATGATTCCCGGCTTTCGAGGCAAGATCAGCTTCATCGCGTCCATGTCTCGAAGTTTCTGTTCTACATGCTCGCGTTTGCGCTTAACCGCTGACGGCGCTTTGAAAGCATGTTTATTCTATCCGGCTCAAGCACAACTTCGCGAACTGCTACGGGCAGGAGCTTCCGAAGACCATATCAAGAGTGTGATTACTCGAGCCGTTCTCGCAAAACCAGAAGGTCACCCTGACCCAACGGAACTCACGGCGTTGAACGATCTCAGCATGATAGAAATTGGAGGATAACTGATGTCAGAGTGCATCATAGACACTGCTGAGCAAACGATAAGCGGCAAAATCGTCGCAATCTCGACCAGCACGCGCCGCGGCATTCCAAAATCTAATCAGCAAGAAGTGCGGCTGATAGAGAACTGGGGGATGGAGAATGACGTGCACGCGGGAGACTGGCATCGTCAAATCAGTATTCTGGCCATGGAGAGTGTCCAGAAGATGCGCGACAAAGGTGTGCCGGTTCGACCCGGAGCCTTCGCAGAGAATCTCACAACCGAATTCATAGACATTCCTAACCTTGCTATCGGGACGCGCGTAGCTATTGGCGATACTGAATTGGAAATCACTCAAATCGGGAAAGAGTGTCATCAGAAGTGCGCGATCTTCTATCGTGCGGGTGACTGCGTGATGCCCCGCGAAGGAATTTTTGCAATTGTGAAAAAGGGCGGCGTCATCAAAGTTGGAGATCCTGTTATTGTACATTCCGCAGAACTTGGCAAAGCTGAGAATTACATGAGTACGGACGAGGTGGCTTTATGACACGAATCGTGCTCGCTCTGTTTGCTGCAATCACACTATTGTCGCCGTTGGGACGTGCGCAATCGCCTGACTCGCTTCAGGCATCGGACACGACATCTCATGTTGATGTTGCGGCACAAAGCTACGCGCAAAAATGCGCAGGCTGCCATACAGTTGGTGGCGGCAAGCTCACCGGCCCCGACCTTTTGCCCACACGCGCTTGGCCAAAACCCGAACTTGCCGCAAAGATAAAGCTGATGGAACCGCGTGTCGGGCCAATGTCTCAAGACGAGATCAACCAATTTGTGAATCTTCTGCAGGATACGCGCACACAAGAGCGAATTCAAATCGCGCAAGAACTGGCAAGCAAGGCAGTTGCGGCAACCCTTGCGCCAGCATCACTTAGTGAAGGTCAGAGACTGTTCGAAGGCGCAACGCAATTGGCCAATGGCGGTATCGCGTGTGCTACATGTCATCGCGCGGGCGCTATGGGTGGTTCGCTGGGCCCTGACCTGACCGGACTGCATACTCGAATGGGGAAAGTTGCTATGACTTCCGCGATTCAGCAAACACAATTTCTGGTCATGTCAGGCACATACAAGAATCAACCGATTACCGCCCAGGAAGCTGTTCACTTGGCCGAATATTTGTCCAACCCCAACTTGATGCCGACCGCGAGCATGGAAGACAAGGCGCCAATCTTGGGCGCGTCACTCGGAGTGATCAGCCTCCTAATTGTGGTTGGACTATATCGCAAACGCCCACGCAACAGCCTTTCGCGCCATCGAGGTACAGCATGAGTTGGATTACAGATCTTTTTGATCCCAAACAGCGAGAGTGGGAAGACTTTTACCGCAATCGTTGGTCTTATGACAAGATTATTCGCAGCACGCACGGCGTGAATTGCACAGGTGGATGCAGCTGGAATATCTACGTCAAGAATGGCATTGTCACATGGGAAATGCAGGCGCTCGATTATCCGATTATTGACAAGGATATTCCGCCGTATGAACCGCGCGGCTGTCAACGCGGAATCTCCTACTCGTGGTATATCTACAGTCCGATCCGCGTCAAGTATCCCTATGTGCGCGGAGCGCTGATTGATTTGTGGCGCGAAGCGAAACTCCAGTTTCCCGATGATCCTGTCGCGGCTTGGAATTCAATCGTCTCGAATCCAGAATCACGATCGCGCTACCACACTGCGCGCGGCAAGGGCGGCCTGCGCAGATTCAGTTGGGATGAAGCTCTCGAAATTCTTTCCGCCGCAAACATTCACACCGTAATGAAGCACGGCCCCGATCGTATCGCGGGGTTCTCGCCGATTCCTGCGATGTCCATGGTGAGTTATGCCGCAGGCGCGCGCTTCATGCAACTGATGGGCGGCGTTTCCCTTTCGTTCTACGATTGGTATTGCGATTTGCCGCCGGCCTCGCCTGAAGTTTGGGGCGAACAAACCGATGTCGCTGAAAGTGCAGATTGGTTCAAGTCGAACTTCATTGCGGTTGTAGGTTCGAACGTCCTGATGACGCGCACGCCTGATGCGCATTTCTTGGTGGAAGCACGGCATCGCGGCGCAAAAGTCGTTGTCTTTTCTCCGGACTTCTCGATGGTGTCAAAGGTGTCCGATGAGTGGGTGCCGATTCATCAAGGGCAGGATTCGGCTTTCTGGATGGCCGTCGGACACACAATTCTACGCGAATACTACGTCGAACGTATGGTTCCATTTTTTGTAGACTATCAGAAGCAATTTACCGATGGGCCAATTCTGGTTGAATTGCACAAGCAAGCTGATGGAACCTTCAAGCCCGGTCAATACGTACGCGCCTCGCAAGTTGTCGACACAAAGAGCGTTGACAATGCAGAGTGGAAATTCTTCATGCTCGACTCCGCAACCGGCGAACTTAGACTTCCGCAAGGAACTGTTGGCCACCGCTGGCAAACGAAGAAGGGTCAATGGAATCTTAAACTTGAAGACGAGCGAACAGGCAAAGCGTTTGATCCACTGCTTATGCTCGATCCAAAGACCGATGAACTGGTCACTGTTTCGTTGCCGGAGTTTTCCGCTGAGCACGGTGACAGCTGGGTCCAATCGTTGGTTCCTGTTCGCAAAATCAAGACTCCGAATGGCGACGTCTATGCCACAACTGCGTTCGAGTTGCTTGTCGCTAGATACGGCGTAAATCGCGACGCATCAAAGCCTGCACCCTATGACGAACCGGAGCATTCGTACAGTCCTGCGTGGCAGGAGAAATTTACCGGAGTGTCCGGTGATGTTGTGATACGCTTCGCCCGTGAATGGGCGACGACTGCTGAAAAGAGCGGCGGTAAATGCAGCGTCATCATTGGAGCAGGCGTCAACCACTGGTACCACAACAATCTGATCTACCGCTCGATCATTTCCAGCCTTATGCTTTGTGGCTGTGTCGGCAAGAACGGCGGCGGACTCAATCATTATGTCGGCCAGGAAAAACTCGTTCCGCAAACTTCGTGGGCGCCCATCGCATTTGGAACCGACTGGTCAGCGCCGCCGCGACTGCAAAACACCCCGTCATTTCATTATGTCAATTCCGATCAATGGCGATACGATTCAAAATTCGATGACATCTGTCCGGTCGCCGATCGCTCTCATAGCATGGCGCATGGACATACCATTGATAGACAGGTGCAAGCCGTGCGGGCTGGCTGGTTGCCCTCATACCCGCAATTTGATCAATCCTCGCTTGAAGTTGCAAAGGAAGCACGCAGCAACGGCGCAACGGACGAAGCCTCAATTGTCAAGAATGTCGTGGACAGATTGAAGGCGAAGAAGCTTAAGTTTGCAGTTGAAGACCCGGATTCTCCCAAATGTTTCCCGCGCCTTTTTTACATCTGGCGAGGAAACGCCTTGCTATCATCCGCTAAAGGCCATGAGTATTTTCTGAAGCATTATCTGGGAACGCACACAAACCTCATCGCAAAAGAGCAGGCGAAGGAGCATGTCGACGACGTTGTGTGGCACGACAAAGTCGAACTGGGCAAGATGGATCTCGTTGTGGACTTGAACTATCGTATGGATTCTTCCGCACTCTATTCTGATATTATCTTGCCGGCCGCGACGTATTACGAGAAGAACGATCTGAATTCAACAGACATGCACAGCTTCATTCATCCGTTGCAAGCTGCTGTTCCACCGTGCTGGGAATCTAAAAGTGACTGGGATATATTTCGCGAGATCGCGAAAGCGACTTCGAAACTTGCCGAGCGCTATCTGCCCGATCCAATTGAAGATGTCGTAACCGCGCCGCTCGCCCACGATACGCCCGCTGAAATCGCTCAACCCTCTATCAAGGATTGGTCCAGAGGTGAGTGTGAAGCGATCCCCGGCAAGACGATGCCCATCATCAAAGTGGTTACGCGGGACTATAAGAATGTCTTCAACAAATTCATCAGCCTTGGTCCCAATTTCCGCAAGGGCCTCGGCATGCATGGCATTCAGTTTGAAGTTGCCGATATGTATGATGCATACATGGAGAACAATCCTACTGAAAAGTGGGGGGGGGGAGTCTTCCCATCCTTGCGCGAAGACTTGCTTGTTTGCGAAGCGATTCTGAATTTTGCCCCTGAGACCAACGGTGAATTGGCGTTCCGATCGTACAAATCGGAAGCGATTAATACCGGCATTGACCATTCGCATGCCGCCGAGAAGACTCGCTCTGTTCGCATAACATTCGATGATGTCGCTGCTCAACCGAGGCGAATTCTCACGACGCCGTTTTGGTCAGGGGTAACGAGTGACAAGCGTACATATTCAGCGTATTGTCAAAATGTGGAAGGACTTGTACCATGGCGTACGCTAAGCGGCAGGCAGCATTACTACCTTGATCACGAGGCTTACATCGCTTATGGCGAGAATCTGCCGACCTACAAGCCACGCGCGTCGCGAGAGATCCTCGGCGACTTGGCACAGTCAAAACCAGGGGGCGGAACACTCGTATTGAATTACCTGACGCCACACGGCAAGTGGTCGATTCACTCGACTTATGGCGACACCTTGAGAATGCGCACATTGAGTCGTGGTCACGACCCGATTTGGATAAATGATAAAGATGCTCTGCTATTGGGAGTAGAAGACAACGATTGGGTCGAAATTTTCAATGATAACGGAGTCGTGTGCACCTGCGTCAACGTCAGCGCACGCATTCCACGCGGTATGTGTTTCATCTATCACTCGCCCGAACGCACGTTGGGGATCCCGAAATCACCCGAGCGCGGCAACCGTCGTGCGGGCGGTCACAATAGCTTGACCAGAGCGCGCCTCAAACCGCTCTTTATGATTGGTGGTTATGGTCAGTTTACATACGCGTTCAACTACTGGGGACCTCCAGGCGTGAATCGGGATACATTTGTTGCCGTCAAGAAACTCGAAAAAGTAATCTGGTAAAGGTGAACAATGGATATTAGAGCACAAGTTTCCATGGTGTTTCACCTCGACAAATGCATCGGTTGTCACACATGCAGCGTGGCCTGCAAAAATGTGTGGACAGACCGACCCGGTGCGGAGTACATGTGGTGGAATAATGTTGAAACAAAACCCGGTACGGGCTTTCCACATCGCTGGGAAGATCAGGATCGCTACAAGGGCGGCTGGAAGCTCAACGGCAGCAAGGATCTTCAACTCAAGTCACAGTCGAAATTAGGTGGACTGCTGAAGCTGTTCTATAATCCGAATCAACCCGGATTGGAAGACTACTACGAGCCGTGGACGTACGAGTACGAAAATCTCTTTGATGCACCTGAAGGCGACGATCAGCCGACTGCCAAGCCGATCTCGCAGATCACCGGCGAAGAGATGAGGATTGAGGGCGGCCCCAATTGGGATGACGATCTCTCCGGTTCGCCACTCTATGCTGCGAATGACGTCAACTACGATCTGCTTACGCCTGAAGAGCGGCAGCAGCTCTTTGAGATTCAACGCGTGGCTTTCATGTATTTGCCGCGCATTTGCAATCATTGCGCTAATCCGAGCTGTGTGGCGTCGTGTCCTTCAGGTGCGCTTTACAAACGCGGTGAAGACGGGATTGTTTTGATCAATCAGGACGTGTGCCGCGGATGGCGCGCCTGCATTTCCGCATGTCCTTACAAGAAGATCTACTACAATTGGGTCACCGGCAAATCAGAGAAGTGCATTCTTTGTTATCCGCGCCTCGAAACGGGTCAAGCACCTGCCTGCTTCCATTCGTGCGTGGGCCGAATTCGCTACCTCGGAGTGTTGCTTTATGATGCTGACCGAATCGAATCCGCAATGAAAACGGCGGATCCGTTGCTCGTAGAAGCGCAACGCGACGTCATCTGTGATCCTAACGATGAGAATGTG
This genomic window from bacterium contains:
- a CDS encoding Rrf2 family transcriptional regulator, which produces MIFSKQTSYAIRALVYLAQNSANGPVLVATIAKAEYLTAPFLSKLMGELSANGIVSGARGPGGDLPSQKSQIYFIV
- a CDS encoding TSUP family transporter, translated to MIEPHSLASVSAAAPDIFCGCHLLFGLGTAHRAIGLCLQCSLPVAQLSGTALVLNVMVSLLAFWSFYRGGHKLPPFVWVPVASLVPFSFIGGALTVTDSIYKFLLAAALILSAARLAIGETRVNCRKYQDTAVACTAGVGPSIGFLSGIVGGGGGIFRAQSPSFALDDCEIGRNSVGVVHPREFTFWNRGSCNDSQINCDTGARPNHLRICRRTHRFIFRLKAL
- a CDS encoding nucleotidyltransferase family protein — its product is MNDGNSTTKIAIAILAGGRSSRMGVSKAGVRLVSGKSLFDHVYDCACELNLPCIAVGHVDGVKLTRIQVCKFFLTKSLIAGRLALLGLFGSNLARHYLILACDQPLLTPELLGRLLVEVDERSTVFSDLKQTYNSPLPGRYPCELAADRREIATPTPRVVAGAANSVECANDLP
- a CDS encoding Rrf2 family transcriptional regulator, with the protein product MLFSHSAAYAVRALTWLACQPKDSRWLATDVASREGIPRPYLSKVLGVLKTQGLISSVRGPNGGYVLVQDPDSISLMHVLTLFDSENGLLSARLPLETAVNAHSARLGMFGTARERHFSTLWKLPLLDR
- a CDS encoding radical SAM protein; the encoded protein is MERNIPQNNLGDSQNILVDRFGRVHDYLRISVTDRCNLRCTYCMPAAGLQWKTNEQLLSSDEIVQVARVMAGLGVKKIRLTGGEPTTRHDLADLVVRLATIDGINSVSLTTNGVLFARSALSLKQAGAEWSEYQSGQSESGDIQEDRAQRRTETSARIYRGCDSDRIRAGQDQHGGHGRRERA
- a CDS encoding MOSC domain-containing protein; the protein is MSECIIDTAEQTISGKIVAISTSTRRGIPKSNQQEVRLIENWGMENDVHAGDWHRQISILAMESVQKMRDKGVPVRPGAFAENLTTEFIDIPNLAIGTRVAIGDTELEITQIGKECHQKCAIFYRAGDCVMPREGIFAIVKKGGVIKVGDPVIVHSAELGKAENYMSTDEVAL
- a CDS encoding c-type cytochrome gives rise to the protein MTRIVLALFAAITLLSPLGRAQSPDSLQASDTTSHVDVAAQSYAQKCAGCHTVGGGKLTGPDLLPTRAWPKPELAAKIKLMEPRVGPMSQDEINQFVNLLQDTRTQERIQIAQELASKAVAATLAPASLSEGQRLFEGATQLANGGIACATCHRAGAMGGSLGPDLTGLHTRMGKVAMTSAIQQTQFLVMSGTYKNQPITAQEAVHLAEYLSNPNLMPTASMEDKAPILGASLGVISLLIVVGLYRKRPRNSLSRHRGTA
- a CDS encoding nitrate reductase subunit alpha, which produces MSWITDLFDPKQREWEDFYRNRWSYDKIIRSTHGVNCTGGCSWNIYVKNGIVTWEMQALDYPIIDKDIPPYEPRGCQRGISYSWYIYSPIRVKYPYVRGALIDLWREAKLQFPDDPVAAWNSIVSNPESRSRYHTARGKGGLRRFSWDEALEILSAANIHTVMKHGPDRIAGFSPIPAMSMVSYAAGARFMQLMGGVSLSFYDWYCDLPPASPEVWGEQTDVAESADWFKSNFIAVVGSNVLMTRTPDAHFLVEARHRGAKVVVFSPDFSMVSKVSDEWVPIHQGQDSAFWMAVGHTILREYYVERMVPFFVDYQKQFTDGPILVELHKQADGTFKPGQYVRASQVVDTKSVDNAEWKFFMLDSATGELRLPQGTVGHRWQTKKGQWNLKLEDERTGKAFDPLLMLDPKTDELVTVSLPEFSAEHGDSWVQSLVPVRKIKTPNGDVYATTAFELLVARYGVNRDASKPAPYDEPEHSYSPAWQEKFTGVSGDVVIRFAREWATTAEKSGGKCSVIIGAGVNHWYHNNLIYRSIISSLMLCGCVGKNGGGLNHYVGQEKLVPQTSWAPIAFGTDWSAPPRLQNTPSFHYVNSDQWRYDSKFDDICPVADRSHSMAHGHTIDRQVQAVRAGWLPSYPQFDQSSLEVAKEARSNGATDEASIVKNVVDRLKAKKLKFAVEDPDSPKCFPRLFYIWRGNALLSSAKGHEYFLKHYLGTHTNLIAKEQAKEHVDDVVWHDKVELGKMDLVVDLNYRMDSSALYSDIILPAATYYEKNDLNSTDMHSFIHPLQAAVPPCWESKSDWDIFREIAKATSKLAERYLPDPIEDVVTAPLAHDTPAEIAQPSIKDWSRGECEAIPGKTMPIIKVVTRDYKNVFNKFISLGPNFRKGLGMHGIQFEVADMYDAYMENNPTEKWGGGVFPSLREDLLVCEAILNFAPETNGELAFRSYKSEAINTGIDHSHAAEKTRSVRITFDDVAAQPRRILTTPFWSGVTSDKRTYSAYCQNVEGLVPWRTLSGRQHYYLDHEAYIAYGENLPTYKPRASREILGDLAQSKPGGGTLVLNYLTPHGKWSIHSTYGDTLRMRTLSRGHDPIWINDKDALLLGVEDNDWVEIFNDNGVVCTCVNVSARIPRGMCFIYHSPERTLGIPKSPERGNRRAGGHNSLTRARLKPLFMIGGYGQFTYAFNYWGPPGVNRDTFVAVKKLEKVIW
- the narH gene encoding nitrate reductase subunit beta — its product is MDIRAQVSMVFHLDKCIGCHTCSVACKNVWTDRPGAEYMWWNNVETKPGTGFPHRWEDQDRYKGGWKLNGSKDLQLKSQSKLGGLLKLFYNPNQPGLEDYYEPWTYEYENLFDAPEGDDQPTAKPISQITGEEMRIEGGPNWDDDLSGSPLYAANDVNYDLLTPEERQQLFEIQRVAFMYLPRICNHCANPSCVASCPSGALYKRGEDGIVLINQDVCRGWRACISACPYKKIYYNWVTGKSEKCILCYPRLETGQAPACFHSCVGRIRYLGVLLYDADRIESAMKTADPLLVEAQRDVICDPNDENVIASARANGISDEMIESARKSPVYKYVVQWKLALPLHIEYRTMPMLFYVPPLLPVMGKDGDQPYDHAEESFFTSLDKSRLSIKYMARLFSAGNEAVVTASLKKLMAVRYYKRAQEVGDVQDDRVNRIMREAGTTPEEAEEIYLLTAVPTVHKRYVLPPLQREEAIGSMCDVQDCKGSCGFGKTSGAERNV